A single region of the Thunnus maccoyii chromosome 10, fThuMac1.1, whole genome shotgun sequence genome encodes:
- the dop1a gene encoding protein dopey-1: MNAEEVELLSDSKYRNYVAAVDKALKNFEYSSEWADLISALGKLNKVLQNNAKYQVVPKKLTIGKRLAQCLHPALPSGVHRKALETYEIIFKIIGPKRLAKDLFLYSSGLFPLLSNAAMSVKPVLLGLYETYYLPLGKTLKPGLQGLLTGVLPGLEEGSEYYDRTNTLLEKVAAAVEQSAFYSALWGSILTSPAVRLPGVSFVLLHLNRKLSMEDQLYVMGSDIELMVEAVSTSVQDSSVLVQRSTLDLILFCFPFHMSQATRPDMIRILSAALHVVLRRDMSLNRRLYAWLLGFDNNGVMIGPRSTRQSNPEEHASHYFNTFSKDMLVQAMVGILQGKARGGEEESILMHDLKPFRILISLLDKPELGPAILEDVLIEVFRTLHTQCRTELDLQNQSPFSKDHTHLSSKLRENKKTAELIKTANLLFNSFEPYYMWDYIARWFEECCRRALNVSTRAPRHAGSLDPTDLSLVEFCQLVDFLLDIVSLETYIEIQTEHLPQLLLRMVAALTGHLQALGLGELTHCLRLCSKILSKVQPPLVSPLALPSGPQAQGLSNSARDKTREKEDKRALPATLEVPGSGEVFEDGENPPSSRSSESGFTDFVQYQGDGPDETERTPHPHPALKTGRRSSGPTQTKPLDKPVMQCCLEHFQQFLSRLITLYIIPGQANKVEGERREVMQSGTLVSGGSQHSEHMEQTESCSGSGLVQRERIAAFTAACQLFLECSSFPVYIAEGNLKASPAQEQFDSEQVRLPVWLQTLMDACCLASDFCLQGVAISLLMDLVGLTQSVAMVTAESVASGGNSESTQPMSPSQGRVAVVIRPPLTQGILKYIADKTDFFKSVALILWDQLSEGTPQHHQRSVELFYQLHNLVPSSSICEDVISQQLMHRDKRIRLEAHVKFSVLWHLTRDLNITKSSPFNRTFDRSLFIMLDSLSYWDPCNSAVGRAWLNQVLQRHDIARVLEPLLLLLLHPKTHRVSIQRVQAQRHWAQVFPDPPDQEPSEPIYTRDSGFSENFSQIQAQRVAQEELRGLAMGDMEPFCLTVNPLSDSLSLLSLSSENLHIAGEYQPADQQGEHQSSESSGSHSSTVENGSFEEPEGINNTVNGSDQQNGSSDDQFEDSIEEAVSSVVKELIERVLSLVDEGSLEVPSENWPQTDTESTSSDISTGPRLDCGPPHSSNHQTLPEMLAEGTLEFLSGTPADISAEDQHREGITRHSSSPSIVTLPDSSDPATPDHSLRVDDPQARKRSHSSTQLSLKGKIMEKLADKSPGAKPKTKKSKRKEEERQRKAANQSEKLQPPSIFFGDSLDLENWYSCGEGEVSEIESDTGSPSGGSSGTVGGVSVTGRRSSSAPPRFNIHPLYQHVLLYLQLYDSSRALHALSAIAAMLRSAPSGFVSAISTTSINNTYTPQLSLLQNLLARHRISVMGKDFYCPIPQDSHSHTFRSAMYLEIIISLCLYFLRSYYSAHVAAGPQDLAGNRAMQLTSVEVLTLLFSELGKVTGGSAKGFASFISDVLFKCKVQKVVLHCLLSSIFSAQKWHEQRVAGVNVATVEEGLSEDSVINLSEDQIDSCSAVQSQLLRLLQSLVVLEHKVLVPAEEGGEGGPAGGGAGGGGTGGGTGAGFEILGGEVEHVNPQQPMTSLQYLHGQPITAQGMFLCAVIRALHQHHACKMHPQWIGLITATLPYMGRVLRRVVASVTLQLCRNLDNLLQQYLYETGITDTRPQWMALCIPPDLILTVLEGVTAIIHYCLLDPTSQYHQLQVSVDQKHLAEARSGILSILHTIMSSVTLLWSVLHQADNSDKPAAASAASTSNINLGSTKNLRQQILELLGPISMNHGAHFMAAIAYVWNERKQVKTPVRNKVIPLASEEQLLLVELVRSVSAMRTETVMHTVKEVLKQPPAIAKDKKHLSLEVCMLQFFYAYVQRIPVSSLVDSWPSLLALLKDSVQLGLPAPGQFLILGVLNEFILKNPNLESKKDQRELQDVTHKVVEAIGTIAGSSLEQTTWLRRNLEVKASPQIVVDGTNLEADVEDLMLTVMEASSFTPSVYSVHALTLLAEVLAHLLDMVFYSDEKERVIPLLVNIMHYVVPYLRNHSAHNAPSYRACIQLLSSLSGYQYTRRAWKKEAFDLFMDHTFFQMDSSCVSHWRAIIDHLMTHDKTTFRDLMTRVAVAQSSSLSLFTNRDAELEQRAMLLKRLAFTIYSSEVDQYQKYLPDIQERLVESLRLPQVPILHAQVFLFFRVLLLRMSPQHLTSLWPTMITELVQVFLLMEQELTADEDISRTSGPSVAGLETTYSGGNGFSTSYNSQRWLNLYLSACKLLDLALALPPESLPQFQMYRWAFIPEASDDSGLEVRRQGTHQREFKPYVVRLAKLLRKRAKKNPEEDCSTRTLSWEPGHLMLTLYVIRSMEQLLPFFNLLSQVFNSKASSRSGPAYTHNPADASFPGHKEGHKLESQKVFWSRARQNIEEMVEKDFLEGLIKT, from the exons GTTTTGCAGAACAATGCAAAATACCAGGTGGTTCCTAAGAAGCTGACAATAGGCAAACGGCTGGCCCAATGCCTCCACCCTGCCCTGCCCAGCGGAGTCCACCGCAAGGCCTTGGAGACCTATGAGATCATCTTCAAGATAATTGGACCCAAGCGGCTGGCCAAAGACCTCTTTCTATACAG CTCCGGGCTCTTCCCTTTACTCTCCAATGCCGCCATGTCTGTGAAGCCTGTGCTGCTGGGGCTCTATGAGACGTACTACCTGCCCCTGGGGAAGACCCTGAAACCAGGCCTACAAGGCCTCTTGACTGGGGTTCTGCCTGGTCTGGAGGAGGGCTCAGAGTACTATGACAG aACCAACACCCTGTTGGAGAAGGTGGCTGCAGCAGTGGAGCAGTCGGCTTTCTACAGTGCCTTGTGGGGCAGCATCCTGACCAGCCCTGCTGTGCGTCTACCTGGGGTGTCCTTCGTCCTGCTGCACCTCAACCGCAAGCTCTCTATGGAGGACCAGCTCTATGTCATGGGCAGTGACATCGAGCTCATG GTGGAGGCAGTCAGTACCTCAGTCCAGGACTCAAGTGTGTTGGTCCAGAGGAGCACTCTGGACCTGATCCTTTTCTGCTTCCCCTTCCACATGAGCCAG GCGACTCGCCCTGACATGATCCGGATCCTGTCAGCAGCTTTGCATGTGGTTTTGAGAAGAGACATGTCCCTCAACCGCAGACTCTACGCCTGGCTGCTGG gCTTTGACAATAATGGGGTGATGATAGGCCCACGCAGCACTCGGCAGAGCAACCCGGAGGAGCACGCTAGCCACTACTTCAACACCTTCTCTAAAGACATGCTGGTCCAG gcaaTGGTGGGGATCTTGCAGGGCAAGGCCCGAGGCGGGGAAGAGGAGAGCATTCTCATGCATGACCTCAAGCCGTTTCGCATCCTCATCAGTCTGCTGGACAAACCAGAGCTTG GTCCAGCAATCCTAGAGGATGTTCTGATTGAGGTGTTTCGTACTCTACACACACAGTGCCGAACAGAGTTGGACCTCCAAAACCAGAGTCCATTCAGCAAGgaccacacacacctcagcag TAAACTACGAGAGaacaagaaaacagcagaactgaTTAAAACCGCCAATCTCCTGTTTAACTCCTTTGAGCCGTACTACATGTGGGACTACATCGCTCGCTGGTTTGAGGAGTGCTGCAG GAGGGCTCTGAACGTCAGCACACGTGCACCGCGGCATGCTGGGAGCTTAGATCCTACAGACCTCTCATTGGTGGAATTCTGTCAGCTGGTTGATTTCCTGCTGGATATTGTTTCCTTG GAGACGTACATAGAGATCCAGACAGAGCATcttcctcagctgctgttgcgCATGGTGGCGGCTCTGACCGGTCACCTGCAGGCCCTGGGTCTCGGGGAGCTCACTCACTGCCTCCGTCTTTGTTCCAAGATCCTCAGCAAAGTGCAGCCCCCGCTGGTGTCCCCTCTGGCCCTGCCCTCTGGCCCCCAGGCTCAGGGCCTCTCCAACTCAGCAAGGGATAAGAccagagaaaaagaagacaaacgG GCTCTCCCTGCTACTCTGGAGGTACCTGGCAGTGGGGAGGTGTTCGAGGATGGGGAAAATCCTCCCAGCAGTCGCTCCTCTGAAAGTGGCTTCACAGACTTCGTCCAGTACCAAGGGGATGGCCCCGATGAGACAGAGCGAACACCTCATCCACACCCAGCGCTCAAAACAGGCCGCCGCTCCTCAGGCCCAACTCAGACCAAGCCTCTGGACAAACCAGTCATGCAATGCTGCCTGGAGCATTTCCAGCAGTTTCTCTCCCGCCTCATCACCTTGTATATTATCCCTGGACAGGCGAACAAAGTTGAGGGTGAAAGAAGGGAGGTCATGCAGTCGGGGACCCTGGTTTCAGGGGGATCACAACACAGTGAGCATATGGAGCAGACAGAATCATGCTCAGGATCTGGGTTAGTCCAGAGAGAGCGTATTGCTGCCTTCACTGCTGCCTGCCAGCTTTTCCTAGAATGCTCTAGTTTTCCAGTGTACATTGCAGAGGGTAACCTGAAGGCCTCACCTGCACAAGAACAGTTTG ACAGTGAGCAGGTCCGTCTGCCAGTGTGGCTACAGACGCTGATGGACGCTTGCTGCCTGGCCAGTGACTTCTGTCTGCAAGGTGTGGCCATTTCCCTACTCATGGACCTAGTGGGACTCACCCAgtccgttgccatggtgactgcTGAGAGTGTGGCATCTGGTGGCAACTCCGAGTCCACCCAGCCCATGAGCCCCAGCCAAGGTCGAGTGGCTGTCGTCATCAGGCCCCCACTCACTCAGGGAATCTTAAAGTACATCGCTGACAAGACAGACTTCTTCAAG AGTGTGGCTCTGATCCTGTGGGACCAGCTGAGTGAAGGAACACCTCAGCACCATCAGCGCAGCGTGGAGCTCTTCTACCAGCTCCACAACCTGGTGCCTTCCTCCAGCATCTGCGAGGACGTCATCAGTCAGCAACTCATGCACAGGGACAAG AGAATTCGGCTGGAGGCCCACGTGAAGTTCTCTGTGCTGTGGCATTTGACGCGAGATTTGAACATCACCAAGTCTTCTCCTTTTAATCGCACGTTTGACAG ATCTCTCTTCATCATGCTAGACAGTCTGAGTTATTGGGATCCATGTAACAGTGCCGTTGGTCGGGCTTGGCTGAATCAGGTCCTTCAGAGACATGACATCGCTCGGGTCCTAgagcctctcctcctccttctgcttcACCCTAAGACCCACAGAGTTTCCATTCAGAGGGTACAGGCCCAGCGTCACTGGGCCCAGGTCTTTCCTGACCCACCTGACCAGGAACCATCAGAACCCATCTACACCAGGGACTCTGGCTTCTCAGAGA ACTTCAGTCAGATCCAAGCACAGAGGGTTGCACAAGAGGAGCTCCGCGGTCTTGCAATGGGTGATATGGAACCGTTCTGTCTTACTGTCAACCCACTGAGTGACAGCCTGTCCTTACTGAGCCTGAGCAGTGAGAACTTACACATAGCTGGTGAATATCAGCCTGCTGACCAACAGGGGGAGCACCAGAGCTCTGAATCTAGTGGTTCTCATTCATCTACAGTAGAAAACGGCAGCTTTGAGGAGCCGGAAGGTATCAACAACACAGTCAATGGCTCCGACCAACAGAACGGTTCTTCAGATGACCAGTTTGAGGACTCTATAGAGGAGGCTGTGTCCTCTGTTGTAAAAGAGCTGATAGAAAGGGTTCTAAGTTTAGTAGATGAGGGGTCTCTTGAAGTCCCATCTGAAAACTGGcctcagacagacacagaaagcaCTTCCTCAGATATTTCCACTGGTCCCCGTCTTGACTGTGGCCCTCCTCACAGCTCCAATCACCAGACTTTGCCGGAGATGTTGGCTGAAGGCACGCTGGAGTTCCTCTCTGGCACACCAGCTGATATATCGGCAGAGGATCAGCACAGAGAGGGCATCACCCGTCATAGTTCATCACCCTCCATTGTCACGTTGCCAGACAGCTCGGACCCAGCCACCCCAGACCACAGCCTGCGGGTGGATGACCCTCAGGCCCGCAAACGTAGCCATAGCAGCACCCAACTCAGCCTTAAAGGCAAGATCATGGAGAAGCTGGCGGACAAATCTCCAGGGGCCAAGCCCAAGACCAAGAAGTctaagagaaaagaggaagagaggcagagaaaggcAGCAAACCAATCTGAAAAACTGCAGCCACCCAGTATTTTCTTCGGGGACAGCCTGGATCTAGAGAACTGGTACAGCTGTGGGGAAGGGGAGGTATCAGAGATTGAAAGTGACACTGGTTCACCCAGTGGGGGTTCTAGCGGGACTGTCGGGGGTGTCAGTGTCACAGGACGCAGATCCTCTTCTGCCCCACCTCGTTTTAACATCCATCCTCTCTACCAGCATGTCCTGCTCTACCTCCAGCTGTACGACTCCTCCCGGGCCCTCCACGCCCTGTCAGCCATCGCAGCCATGCTAAGATCCGCTCCCTCAGGGTTTGTAAGTGCTATCTCCACTACCAGCATCAACAACACCTACACTCCACAGCTCTCATTGCTCCAAAACCTCCTAGCCCGTCACAGGATCTCTGTCATGGGCAAAGACTTCTACTGCCCCATCCCCCAGGACTCCCACTCCCACACATTCCGCAGCGCCATGTACCTGGAAATCATCATTTCACTCTGTCTCTACTTCCTACGAAGCTATTACTCTGCCCACGTGGCGGCAGGCCCTCAGGACTTGGCAGGGAACCGTGCCATGCAGCTGACCAGTGTGGAGGTCTTAACTCTCCTCTTCAGCGAGCTAGGCAAAGTCACTGGCGGCTCAGCGAAGGGCTTTGCTAGTTTCATCAGCGATGTCTTGTTTAAGTGCAAAGTTCAGAAGGTGGTTCTCCATTGCCTGCTCTCCTCCATATTCAGCGCCCAGAAATGGCACGAGCAGCGGGTGGCAGGGGTCAACGTGGCCACAGTGGAGGAAGGTCTATCAGAGGACAGCGTTATCAACCTGTCAGAGGACCAGATAGACAGTTGTAGCGCGGTCCAGTCCCAGTTGCTAAGACTCCTACAGAGCTTAGTCGTACTTGAACATAAAGTCCTGGTTCCAgctgaagaaggaggagaaggaggacctgcgggaggaggagcaggaggtggTGGGACAGGAGGCGGCACTGGCGCAGGGTTCGAGATCCTGGGTGGAGAAGTGGAGCATGTCAACCCTCAGCAGCCAATGACATCACTGCAATACCTCCACGGACAGCCTATCACAGCGCAGGGTATGTTCCTGTGTGCAGTGATCAGGGCACTGCATCAACACCATGCATGTAAGATGCACCCACAGTGGATCGGACTCATCACAGCCACCCTGCCCTACATGGGGAGAGTGCTGAGGAGGGTGGTGGCCTCAGTCACTCTGCAGCTGTGCAGGAACCTGGACAACCTTCTCCAGCAGTATCTCTATGAGACCGGGATAACTGATACCAG ACCTCAGTGGATGGCTCTCTGCATCCCTCCTGACCTGATTCTGACAGTGCTGGAGGGGGTGACCGCCATCATCCATTACTGCCTGCTGGACCCCACTTCCCAGTATCACCAG TTACAAGTGAGTGTTGACCAGAAGCACCTGGCTGAGGCTCGTTCAGGCATCCTGTCCATCCTTCACACCATCATGTCTTCTGTCACACTGCTGTGGAGCGTCCTCCACCAGGCTGACAACTCTGACAAGCcagctgctgcctctgctgcttccaCTTCCAACATCAATCTGGGCTCTACTAAG AACCTCCGTCAGCAAATCCTGGAGCTGCTTGGTCCAATCTCCATGAACCATGGTGCTCACTTCATGGCAGCAATTGCCTACGTTTGGAATGAGAGGAAACAGGTGAAGACTCCAGTCAGAAATAAG GTGATTCCGTTAGCCAGCGaagagcagctgctgctggttgagTTGGTTCGTTCGGTGAGTGCCATGCGCACCGAGACGGTCATGCACACAGTCAAAGAGGTTCTGAAGCAGCCGCCTGCCATTGCAAAGGACAAG AAGCACCTATCTCTGGAGGTCTGCATGCTGCAGTTCTTCTATGCCTATGTTCAGAG GATCCCTGTTTCCAGTTTAGTTGATAGCTGGCCATCTCTGCTGGCGCTGCTGAAGGACTCTGTACAGTTAGGCCTGCCTGCCCCTGGACAGTTTCTGATACTGGG AGTTCTGAATGAGTTCATTTTGAAGAACCCCAATCTGGAGAGTAAGAAGGACCAGCGAGAGCTGCAG GATGTGACCCATAAAGTGGTGGAGGCTATCGGGACAATTGCAGGCTCCTCTCTGGAGCAAACCACGTGGCTGAGGAGAAACCTGGAGGTGAAGGCGTCTCCTCAGATAGTTGTGGATGGAACCAACCTGGAAGCTGATGTAGAAG aTTTAATGCTCACAGTAATGGAGGCCTCCAGCTTCACTCCATCAGTGTACAGCGTTCACGCCCTCACACTGTTGGCTGAG GTGCTGGCTCATCTGTTGGACATGGTGTTCTACAGTGACGAGAAGGAGAGGGTCATACCACTGCTGGTTAATATCATGCATTATGTAGTACCCTACCTCCGCAACCACAG TGCTCACAACGCCCCCAGCTACCGGGCCTGCATCCAGCTATTGAGCAGCCTGAGTGGGTACCAGTACACCCGCCGTGCCTGGAAGAAGGAGGCCTTTGACCTCTTCATGGACCACACCTTCTTCCAGATGGACTCCTCCTGCGTCAGCCA TTGGAGAGCCATTATTGACCACTTGATGACTCATGACAAGACCACATTCAGAGACCTCATGA CCCGGGTGGCTGTCGCTCAGAGCAGCTCTCTGAGTCTGTTCACCAATAGAGACGCTGAGCTGGAGCAGAGGGCCATGTTGCTCAAACGCCTGGCCTTCACCATCTATAGCAGTGAAGTGGACCAATACCAGAAATACCTGCCAGACATACAAG agcGTCTGGTGGAGAGCCTGCGTCTGCCTCAGGTACCCATCCTTCATGCTCAAGTGTTCCTGTTCTTCagagtgctgctgctgcgtaTGTCACCTCAACACCTCACCTCACTGTGGCCCACCATGATCACTGAACTG GTTCAGGTGTTTCTACTGATGGAGCAGGAGCTAACAGCAGATGAGGACATATCAAG GACATCAGGGCCATCTGTTGCCGGGTTGGAGACCACCTATTCCGGAGGGAACGGCTTCTCAACCTCCTACAACAGCCAGCGCTGGCTCAACCTCTATTTGTCTGCCTGCAAGCTCCTGGACCTGGCCCTGGCCCTGCCTCCAGAGAGCCTGCCTCAGTTCCAGAT GTATCGCTGGGCCTTCATCCCAGAGGCTTCAGACGATTCAGGATTGGAAGTGAGACGTCAGGGGACTCATCAGAGAGAGTTTAAACCCTACGTGGTTCGACTGGCCAAGCTGCTGAGGAAACGAGCCAAG AAAAATCCAGAGGAGGACTGCTCCACCCGAACCCTCTCATGGGAGCCAGGTCACCTGATGTTGACCCTCTATGTGATCCGCAGCATGGAGCAGCTGTTACCCTTCTTCAACCTGCTCAGCCAGGTGTTCAACAGCAAGGCCAGCAGCCGCTCCGGTCCCGCCTACACACACAACCCTGCAGACGCATCCTTCCCCGGTCACAAAGAGGGCCACAAGCTGGAGAGCCAGAAAGTGTTTTGGAGTCGAGCTCGACAGAACATCGAGGAGATGGTGGAAAAAGACTTTCTAGAGGGCCTTATCAAGACGTGA